A genomic region of Ensifer adhaerens contains the following coding sequences:
- a CDS encoding HAD-IA family hydrolase gives MPNVFLFDLDMTLVDSSALAQQRRFQMWDNVRQNMNLIRPFAAQGRAAPHELPGLLKADGQTVGIVTSSPEWYATSVLQQFRIPYDVLVSYGDTENHKPDPEPILEALRRLGVAASGETLYIGDDVGDVEAAYHAGVTSVAVRWGPASIFELSSSAPDIFMAKASTLLRRERLGGRGFIGEALTSGWPFHSHWGSILHCDDDPTVYALGRYFTASDPRHATSALSAAVLSLKNDDTHAKVLGEAVGKAIANLDWAPDYVVPVPMKPSQQRNRFELLLNEAAEHFDEDIELELKGLRVVKEIEGYKQMNPLERSEAIKGAFQSNFRWNNNKVLLIDDVYTTGETTGECVRTLAASGAGEVRIMTLAKDQRVFARKVCPACGRSMKIRQNHTTNVKFWGCSGYPNHCQNTEDF, from the coding sequence ATGCCGAACGTCTTTCTTTTCGACCTCGACATGACGCTTGTCGACAGTTCCGCGCTCGCCCAGCAACGTCGCTTCCAGATGTGGGACAATGTCCGGCAGAACATGAATCTGATCCGGCCGTTCGCCGCGCAGGGCCGCGCTGCGCCCCATGAGCTTCCCGGTCTTCTCAAAGCGGACGGGCAAACGGTTGGCATCGTCACGTCATCGCCCGAATGGTACGCGACATCCGTCCTCCAGCAGTTTCGCATCCCCTACGACGTGCTGGTCAGCTACGGCGATACCGAGAACCACAAGCCCGACCCCGAGCCCATCCTGGAAGCGCTGCGACGCCTCGGTGTGGCCGCCAGCGGAGAGACGCTCTACATCGGCGACGATGTCGGTGACGTCGAAGCCGCCTACCATGCCGGCGTGACTTCCGTCGCGGTTCGCTGGGGGCCCGCCTCGATATTCGAGCTATCGTCCAGCGCCCCCGACATTTTCATGGCAAAAGCATCCACCTTGCTCAGGCGCGAACGCCTCGGCGGCCGTGGATTTATCGGCGAAGCGTTGACCAGCGGATGGCCGTTTCACAGCCATTGGGGCTCGATCTTGCATTGCGACGACGACCCGACCGTCTATGCGCTCGGCCGCTACTTCACTGCCTCAGATCCGCGCCACGCGACCAGCGCCTTGAGCGCCGCCGTGCTGTCGCTGAAGAACGACGACACCCATGCCAAGGTTCTCGGCGAAGCCGTTGGCAAGGCCATTGCGAACCTCGACTGGGCGCCGGACTATGTTGTGCCCGTCCCCATGAAGCCTTCTCAACAGCGCAATCGCTTCGAATTACTCCTCAACGAGGCGGCGGAGCATTTCGACGAGGACATCGAACTCGAGCTGAAAGGCCTGCGCGTCGTCAAGGAGATCGAGGGTTACAAACAAATGAACCCCCTCGAGCGCTCTGAAGCGATCAAAGGAGCTTTCCAATCCAACTTCAGATGGAACAACAACAAGGTCCTGCTGATCGACGATGTCTACACGACCGGCGAAACCACCGGGGAATGCGTGCGGACACTTGCCGCCAGCGGCGCTGGCGAAGTCAGGATCATGACGCTGGCAAAAGACCAACGCGTTTTTGCGCGCAAGGTCTGCCCGGCCTGCGGCCGCTCGATGAAGATCCGCCAGAACCACACGACAAATGTCAAATTTTGGGGCTGCTCGGGTTATCCTAACCACTGCCAGAATACCGAAGACTTCTAG
- a CDS encoding DNA-processing protein DprA, whose amino-acid sequence MIGTATRTAAGILTLTSLRGIGPATAERLAERFSLLDAIVDAEPAKLRSVVSAAVAECLHEPTAVLNAGEKAQRVLEEADRRGVRVLSIFDADYPEALRSLSDRPPILFVKGKLPPRRSVACIGTREPSEFGEIVSDKIVEALVRANWTIVSGLAIGVDTLSHQAALRHGGRTVAVMAGGLDGIYPKQNSKLADEILEKDGALVSEQAFGVPPSPRNLVQRDRLQSGLSIATFVMQTDIKGGSMHTVRFTIQQNRLLFAPVPQGRHAAEPKSQGILAMTQFSAPRFADAARAEGDYRRILFERYRNGPVAVPLASKEDYTSMLDLLETRLAAGRGEAAPVQPSSPTQMSML is encoded by the coding sequence ATGATTGGTACCGCGACACGGACCGCAGCCGGCATTCTCACGCTCACCTCTTTGCGCGGCATCGGCCCGGCTACGGCTGAACGCCTGGCCGAGCGCTTCTCACTTCTTGATGCTATCGTAGACGCTGAGCCGGCGAAGCTTCGCTCTGTTGTCTCTGCCGCAGTCGCTGAGTGCCTTCACGAGCCAACCGCTGTCCTTAACGCAGGTGAAAAGGCGCAACGCGTGCTCGAAGAGGCCGACCGCCGTGGCGTCCGCGTCCTTTCCATATTCGACGCCGACTATCCCGAAGCGTTGCGATCCCTCTCCGACCGACCGCCGATCCTTTTCGTAAAGGGCAAGCTGCCGCCCCGCCGAAGCGTCGCCTGTATCGGCACACGCGAGCCTTCCGAGTTCGGCGAGATCGTCAGTGACAAGATCGTCGAAGCCCTCGTCCGCGCAAACTGGACGATCGTCAGCGGCCTTGCGATAGGCGTCGATACGCTGAGCCACCAAGCTGCGCTACGCCACGGGGGACGAACTGTCGCCGTCATGGCGGGCGGTCTCGACGGCATCTATCCGAAGCAGAATAGCAAACTCGCCGACGAAATTCTTGAAAAGGATGGCGCTCTGGTCAGCGAGCAGGCTTTCGGCGTACCGCCGTCGCCGCGCAATCTCGTCCAACGCGATCGCCTGCAGAGCGGCCTTTCGATCGCGACCTTCGTGATGCAAACCGACATCAAGGGCGGCTCGATGCACACAGTGCGCTTCACGATCCAGCAGAACCGCCTGCTGTTTGCGCCAGTGCCGCAGGGCCGCCATGCCGCAGAACCAAAGAGCCAGGGCATCCTCGCGATGACGCAGTTTTCGGCACCCCGCTTCGCCGACGCAGCGCGTGCTGAGGGCGACTATCGGCGAATCCTGTTCGAACGGTATCGCAACGGCCCCGTGGCTGTGCCACTCGCCAGCAAGGAGGATTACACCTCCATGCTTGACCTGCTGGAAACCCGCTTGGCTGCCGGCAGAGGCGAGGCCGCGCCTGTTCAGCCCTCCTCGCCCACGCAGATGTCGATGCTCTAA
- a CDS encoding XRE family transcriptional regulator, with translation MARSLDDVTYPPEANPSGSGSLDRESPQDVEGLRALRQIAGKGQADIAAALNIKQPSVSKIEKQADMHISTLRSYVEAVGGELELTVRLPKRPAVRIHALGEVAPQISKRPALHDAPFKVGGAR, from the coding sequence ATGGCGCGTAGTCTGGACGACGTCACATACCCGCCCGAAGCGAATCCCAGCGGTTCGGGCTCTCTCGATAGGGAATCCCCTCAGGACGTCGAGGGGTTGCGAGCGCTTCGCCAGATCGCCGGCAAGGGGCAGGCCGATATTGCAGCCGCGCTAAACATCAAGCAGCCATCCGTTTCCAAGATCGAGAAGCAAGCGGACATGCACATTTCGACGCTTCGCAGCTATGTCGAAGCCGTCGGCGGCGAGCTTGAATTGACCGTCCGGCTGCCGAAACGACCGGCCGTACGTATCCACGCGCTAGGAGAAGTCGCGCCCCAGATCTCCAAGAGGCCTGCTCTCCACGACGCTCCCTTCAAGGTCGGAGGTGCGAGATGA
- a CDS encoding tyrosine-type recombinase/integrase, which produces MPALTDTAIRHALKRVEVSQKQENLADGEGRGTGRLVLVLKPMPKRVTADWMAQQWRDGKRTKKKIGAYPSMSLAQAREIYKRDFADVIQKGRSIKIATDTRPGTVADLFEGYVAALKEAGKPSWKETEKGLNKIADTLGRNRLAREIEAEEIIELIRPIYERGAKSMADHVRSYLHAAFSWGMKSDNDYRQQSARRFRLPFNPATGIPTEPKVKGTRWLDEDEFVQLYRWLECPDTPVHPSYPRAVQLIMLTGQRVEEIARLHIDQWDFGERVIDWSKTKNDQPHAVPVPLLAAELIESIKPNEWGWFFPSAKDPSKPVSHGTLYSFVWRQRDRGVIPYATNRDLRRTFKTLAGKAGVSKEIRDRLQNHALQDVSSKHYDRWNYMAEKRAGMAKWDKFVRAMLARKRTKMAA; this is translated from the coding sequence ATGCCAGCCCTAACCGACACCGCGATCCGACATGCACTCAAGCGGGTCGAAGTGAGTCAAAAGCAGGAAAACCTCGCCGATGGCGAAGGACGCGGCACCGGCCGCCTTGTCCTCGTTCTTAAGCCTATGCCAAAGCGGGTCACCGCCGACTGGATGGCGCAGCAATGGCGCGATGGCAAACGCACCAAGAAAAAGATTGGCGCCTACCCCTCAATGTCGCTCGCCCAAGCCCGCGAAATCTACAAGCGCGACTTCGCCGACGTCATCCAGAAGGGTCGAAGCATCAAGATCGCCACCGATACCCGCCCCGGCACAGTCGCCGATTTGTTCGAGGGGTACGTCGCGGCGCTTAAGGAAGCTGGCAAGCCGTCCTGGAAGGAAACTGAAAAGGGCCTAAACAAAATCGCCGATACGCTCGGGCGCAACCGCCTCGCCCGCGAGATCGAGGCCGAGGAAATCATCGAGCTGATCCGCCCGATCTACGAGCGTGGCGCCAAGTCAATGGCCGACCATGTGCGCTCATACCTTCATGCTGCCTTTAGCTGGGGCATGAAATCCGACAACGATTATCGGCAGCAATCAGCTCGTCGCTTCCGCCTCCCCTTCAATCCCGCAACGGGCATCCCGACCGAACCCAAGGTCAAGGGCACTCGCTGGCTCGACGAAGATGAGTTCGTGCAGCTCTATCGCTGGCTCGAATGCCCCGACACGCCGGTCCACCCCTCTTATCCGCGCGCCGTGCAACTCATCATGCTGACCGGTCAGCGCGTCGAGGAGATTGCGCGCCTCCATATCGATCAATGGGACTTCGGGGAGCGGGTCATCGACTGGTCCAAGACCAAGAATGACCAGCCCCACGCCGTCCCAGTCCCCTTGCTGGCTGCCGAACTGATCGAGTCAATCAAGCCGAACGAATGGGGATGGTTCTTCCCTTCGGCCAAAGACCCGTCGAAGCCCGTCAGCCACGGTACGCTCTACAGCTTCGTATGGCGTCAACGAGATCGCGGCGTAATCCCTTACGCGACGAACCGCGACCTCAGGCGCACGTTCAAGACACTCGCCGGCAAGGCTGGTGTTTCCAAGGAAATCCGGGACCGCTTGCAGAACCACGCGCTTCAGGACGTAAGCTCGAAACACTACGATCGCTGGAACTACATGGCCGAGAAGCGCGCTGGCATGGCGAAATGGGACAAGTTCGTCCGCGCCATGCTCGCCAGGAAGCGCACGAAGATGGCCGCATGA
- the map gene encoding type I methionyl aminopeptidase, with amino-acid sequence MVTYIEAGSAPYKNTGVIRLYGPEGFEGMRKACQVTARCLDELVSRVQPGVTTDEIDRFVFEFGMDNGALPATLNYRGYTKSSCTSINHVVCHGIPNDKPLREGDIVNIDVTYVVDGWHGDSSRMYPVGEIKRAAERLLDVTHESLMRGIAAVRPGARTGAIGEAIQTYAEAERCSVVRDFCGHGVGKLFHDAPNILHYGRANEGPELREGMIFTIEPMINLGRPHVKVLSDGWTAVTRDRSLSAQYEHTVGVTADGCEIFTLSPAGLFKPGVNTLGAA; translated from the coding sequence ATGGTGACTTACATCGAGGCAGGGTCCGCCCCCTATAAAAACACCGGCGTTATCCGGCTCTACGGACCGGAAGGTTTTGAAGGCATGCGCAAGGCCTGCCAGGTGACGGCGCGCTGCCTCGACGAACTCGTTTCGCGCGTTCAGCCCGGCGTCACGACCGACGAGATCGACCGCTTCGTGTTCGAATTCGGCATGGACAATGGCGCCCTGCCCGCAACGCTGAATTACCGCGGCTACACGAAGTCGTCCTGCACCTCGATCAACCACGTCGTCTGTCACGGAATTCCGAACGACAAGCCGCTGCGCGAAGGCGACATCGTCAACATCGACGTCACCTATGTCGTCGATGGCTGGCACGGCGATTCGAGCCGCATGTATCCGGTCGGCGAGATCAAGCGCGCGGCCGAACGGCTGCTCGATGTCACCCATGAGAGCCTGATGCGCGGCATTGCCGCCGTTCGACCGGGCGCGCGTACCGGCGCCATCGGCGAGGCGATCCAGACCTATGCCGAAGCGGAACGCTGCTCGGTGGTCCGCGATTTTTGCGGCCACGGCGTCGGCAAGCTCTTCCACGACGCCCCGAACATCCTGCATTACGGCCGCGCCAATGAGGGCCCCGAACTGCGCGAGGGAATGATCTTCACCATCGAGCCGATGATCAATCTCGGCCGGCCGCATGTGAAGGTACTCTCAGACGGTTGGACCGCCGTGACCCGCGACCGGTCGCTGTCGGCGCAGTACGAGCACACGGTCGGCGTGACCGCCGATGGATGCGAGATTTTCACACTGTCGCCAGCTGGCCTCTTCAAGCCCGGCGTCAACACACTCGGCGCCGCATGA
- the sfsA gene encoding DNA/RNA nuclease SfsA has product MIFDPPLAQATLVQRYKRFLFDAIQPDGAALTGSCPNTGSMRGLTTPGSRIWMSEHDSPTRKYRHMLEIVEADGTLVGINTGLPNRLAEEAIRLGLVSDLHTYPGFAREQKYGRNSRIDILLSDPERGLAYVEVKNVHFSRTANLAEFPDSPTARGAKHLDELGDMVEAGHRAIMIYLVQRDDCDRLRICRDFDPVYAQAFDRAISRGIEAYAVKCQVSPTQIRPTGLMAVDEGALAAL; this is encoded by the coding sequence TTGATCTTCGATCCACCGCTCGCACAGGCAACCCTGGTGCAGCGCTACAAGCGCTTTCTCTTCGATGCGATCCAGCCCGATGGCGCGGCGTTGACCGGATCCTGCCCGAATACCGGTTCGATGCGCGGACTGACCACACCGGGATCGCGCATCTGGATGTCGGAACACGACAGTCCGACGCGGAAGTACCGCCACATGCTCGAAATCGTCGAAGCCGATGGAACGCTGGTAGGAATCAATACCGGCCTGCCGAACCGGCTTGCGGAAGAGGCCATCCGGTTGGGGCTCGTTTCCGATCTGCACACATACCCAGGTTTCGCGCGGGAACAGAAGTATGGCCGGAACTCGCGGATCGACATCCTGCTCAGCGACCCCGAACGCGGCCTTGCCTATGTCGAGGTGAAGAACGTACACTTCAGTCGCACGGCCAATCTCGCAGAATTCCCCGATAGCCCCACGGCTCGTGGCGCAAAACACCTCGACGAACTCGGCGACATGGTCGAGGCCGGTCATCGCGCCATCATGATCTATCTGGTGCAACGTGACGACTGCGACCGCCTGAGAATCTGCCGCGACTTCGATCCCGTCTATGCGCAGGCATTCGACCGCGCCATCTCCCGCGGGATCGAAGCCTATGCCGTCAAATGTCAGGTTTCGCCAACGCAAATCCGTCCGACCGGATTGATGGCAGTGGACGAAGGCGCCCTCGCTGCTCTATGA
- the phaC gene encoding poly(3-hydroxyalkanoate) polymerase subunit PhaC: MERCFPTASILETTSVLTARRCASPCNHFRAECKNTKQTRCCGGSRVTAERNAEGTAGKDGFAGFDPKSVEPYIVKDPESLAVNLARAMEQLGKAASAWLAPRESGQKSDVFSEPVTDMVKTLSKVSEYWLSDPRRTLEAQTHLMGSFFEIWSRTLHRMSGDVEAAEPTALQRNDKRFTDEDWVKNPFFDFIRQAYFVTSDWAERMVEDAEGLDDHTKHKAAFYVRQVSSALSPTNFVTTNPQLYRETVASNGANLVKGMQMFAEDVAAGRGDLKLRQTDTSKFAIGENIAITPGKVIAQSDVCQVLQYEATTETVLKRPLLICPPWINKFYVLDLNPQKSFIKWAVDQGHTVFVISWVNPDERHATKDWEAYAREGIGFALDIVEQATGEREVDAIGYCVGGTLLAATLALHAAEGDDRIRSATLFTTQVDFTHAGDLKVFVDEDQIRQIEQNMSVTGYLDGSKMATAFNMLRASELIWPYFVNNYLKGQDPLPFDLLYWNSDSTRMPAANHSFYLRNCYLENKLSKGEMMLAGRKVSLGDVKIPIYNLATKEDHIAPPRSVFLGSSSFGGKVTYVLSGSGHIAGVVNPPDKGKYQFWTGGAPKGDFDDWFKAAKETPGSWWPHWHQWIEKLDKRRVPARKPGGPLNSLEEAPGSYVRARA; the protein is encoded by the coding sequence ATGGAACGCTGTTTTCCGACGGCAAGCATACTGGAGACGACCTCTGTTTTGACGGCGCGACGATGCGCTAGCCCTTGTAATCATTTTCGGGCAGAATGTAAAAATACAAAACAAACAAGATGCTGTGGAGGAAGCCGGGTGACAGCAGAGAGGAATGCGGAAGGCACCGCTGGCAAGGACGGCTTCGCGGGATTCGACCCCAAATCCGTCGAACCTTACATCGTCAAGGACCCGGAAAGCCTCGCCGTCAACCTCGCCCGCGCCATGGAACAGCTCGGCAAGGCGGCCTCCGCCTGGCTGGCGCCGCGTGAATCGGGGCAGAAGTCCGACGTCTTTTCCGAGCCGGTCACCGACATGGTGAAGACGCTCTCCAAGGTTTCCGAATACTGGCTTTCCGATCCGCGCCGCACGCTCGAGGCACAGACGCATCTGATGGGCAGCTTCTTCGAGATCTGGTCGCGGACGCTCCATCGCATGTCCGGCGATGTCGAGGCGGCAGAGCCGACCGCTCTCCAGCGCAACGACAAAAGATTTACCGACGAGGATTGGGTGAAGAACCCGTTCTTCGACTTTATTCGGCAAGCCTATTTCGTCACCTCGGATTGGGCCGAGCGCATGGTCGAGGACGCCGAGGGGCTCGACGATCATACCAAGCACAAGGCGGCGTTTTACGTCCGGCAAGTTTCGAGCGCGCTCTCGCCCACCAACTTCGTCACCACCAACCCGCAACTCTATCGCGAAACCGTCGCGTCGAATGGCGCCAATCTCGTCAAGGGCATGCAGATGTTCGCCGAGGACGTGGCCGCGGGTCGTGGAGACCTTAAACTGCGGCAGACGGATACGAGCAAGTTTGCGATCGGCGAGAATATCGCGATCACGCCCGGCAAGGTCATCGCCCAAAGTGATGTCTGCCAGGTGCTGCAGTATGAGGCGACGACCGAGACGGTGCTGAAGCGACCGCTGCTGATCTGCCCGCCGTGGATCAACAAGTTCTATGTGCTCGATCTCAACCCACAGAAATCCTTCATCAAGTGGGCTGTCGACCAGGGTCACACCGTGTTCGTCATCTCCTGGGTCAACCCGGACGAGCGGCACGCCACCAAGGACTGGGAAGCCTATGCCCGCGAAGGCATCGGCTTTGCGCTCGACATCGTAGAGCAGGCGACCGGGGAACGGGAAGTCGACGCCATCGGTTATTGCGTCGGCGGAACGCTGCTGGCCGCAACGCTTGCCCTGCATGCCGCCGAAGGAGACGATCGCATCCGCTCTGCAACCCTGTTCACGACGCAGGTCGATTTCACCCACGCGGGCGACCTCAAGGTCTTCGTCGACGAGGACCAGATCCGCCAGATCGAACAGAACATGAGCGTGACCGGCTATCTCGACGGCTCGAAGATGGCGACCGCCTTCAACATGCTGCGCGCCTCCGAACTGATCTGGCCCTACTTCGTCAACAATTACCTCAAGGGCCAGGATCCCCTGCCCTTCGATCTGCTCTACTGGAATTCCGATTCGACCCGGATGCCGGCTGCCAACCACTCCTTCTATCTGCGCAACTGCTACCTCGAGAACAAACTCTCGAAGGGCGAGATGATGCTGGCTGGGCGAAAGGTTTCGCTCGGCGACGTGAAGATACCGATCTACAATCTCGCGACCAAGGAAGACCATATCGCTCCGCCGCGCTCGGTTTTCCTGGGTAGCTCCTCATTCGGCGGCAAGGTCACCTATGTGCTTTCCGGCTCTGGCCACATTGCCGGCGTCGTCAACCCGCCGGACAAGGGAAAGTACCAGTTCTGGACCGGCGGCGCGCCCAAGGGCGATTTCGACGACTGGTTCAAGGCCGCGAAGGAAACGCCGGGATCCTGGTGGCCGCACTGGCATCAGTGGATCGAAAAACTCGACAAGAGACGCGTTCCGGCCCGCAAACCCGGTGGGCCGCTGAATTCGCTCGAAGAAGCTCCTGGCTCCTACGTTCGCGCCCGGGCATGA
- a CDS encoding SHOCT domain-containing protein, with the protein MLAVGKQRSITWVAGILLLGTLAGCNSQGANFENYPSVYGQKPAATTQMTNEEATDMQARLTSLGAARKSGAISEAEYQRRLKEMRTLAEQHGADTLKEIQN; encoded by the coding sequence ATGCTTGCCGTCGGAAAACAGCGTTCCATCACCTGGGTTGCCGGGATCCTTCTGCTAGGCACGCTTGCTGGCTGCAACAGCCAGGGGGCCAACTTCGAAAACTATCCTTCGGTGTACGGCCAGAAGCCGGCAGCGACGACACAGATGACCAACGAAGAGGCGACCGATATGCAGGCGCGCCTGACTTCGCTCGGCGCTGCGCGCAAGTCCGGCGCGATCTCGGAAGCGGAATATCAGCGTCGGCTTAAGGAAATGCGCACGCTCGCCGAACAGCACGGTGCCGACACGCTCAAAGAGATCCAGAATTAG
- a CDS encoding LL-diaminopimelate aminotransferase produces the protein MEEFHKVRRLPPYVFEQVNRLKASARAAGADIIDLGMGNPDLPTPQSIVDKLCEVVQDPRTHRYSSSKGIPGLRRAQAAYYARRFGVKLNPETQVVATLGSKEGFANMAQAITAPGDVILCPNPTYPIHAFGFLMAGGVIRSISVEPDDTFFPPLERAVRHSIPKPLALILNYPSNPTAQVATLDFYKEVIAFAKKHDIIVLSDLAYSEIYFNDAPPPSVLEVPGAIDCTVEFTSMSKTFSMPGWRMGFAVGNERLIAALTRVKSYLDYGAFTPIQVAATQALNGDGSDIAEVRNVYKRRRDVMVESFGKAGFDVPPPAATMFAWAKIPEKFRHLGSLEFSKLLVEKADVAVAPGIGFGEQGDDYVRLALVENEHRIRQAARNIKKFLSTADETMHNVISLNAHR, from the coding sequence ATGGAAGAGTTTCACAAAGTCCGGCGTTTGCCGCCCTATGTTTTCGAACAGGTCAACCGTTTGAAAGCAAGCGCGCGAGCGGCCGGTGCTGACATCATCGACCTCGGCATGGGCAATCCGGATCTTCCCACTCCACAGTCGATTGTCGACAAGCTTTGCGAGGTCGTTCAGGACCCGCGCACGCATCGTTATTCGTCGTCGAAGGGCATTCCCGGGCTGCGTCGTGCCCAGGCCGCCTATTACGCCCGTCGCTTCGGCGTCAAGCTGAATCCGGAAACGCAGGTCGTCGCCACCCTTGGCTCCAAGGAAGGCTTCGCCAACATGGCCCAGGCGATCACCGCTCCGGGCGACGTGATCCTGTGCCCGAACCCCACCTATCCGATCCACGCTTTCGGCTTCCTGATGGCAGGCGGCGTCATCCGCTCAATCTCGGTCGAGCCCGATGATACCTTCTTCCCGCCGCTTGAGCGCGCCGTGCGTCACTCGATCCCGAAGCCGCTGGCGCTGATCCTCAACTATCCGTCGAACCCGACGGCGCAGGTCGCGACCCTCGACTTCTACAAGGAAGTGATCGCCTTTGCGAAGAAGCACGACATCATCGTGCTTTCGGATCTCGCCTATTCGGAAATCTACTTCAACGACGCGCCGCCGCCGTCGGTGCTGGAAGTACCGGGCGCCATCGACTGCACCGTCGAATTCACCTCGATGTCGAAGACCTTCTCGATGCCGGGCTGGCGCATGGGATTTGCCGTCGGCAACGAGCGGCTGATCGCAGCGTTGACGCGCGTGAAGTCCTACCTCGATTATGGCGCCTTCACGCCGATCCAGGTGGCAGCGACGCAGGCGCTGAACGGCGACGGCAGCGACATCGCCGAGGTGCGCAACGTCTACAAGCGCCGCCGCGACGTCATGGTGGAAAGCTTCGGCAAGGCCGGCTTCGACGTTCCGCCGCCGGCAGCGACGATGTTTGCCTGGGCAAAGATCCCCGAGAAGTTCCGCCATCTGGGCTCGCTCGAGTTCTCCAAGCTCCTGGTCGAGAAGGCTGACGTTGCGGTTGCCCCGGGCATCGGCTTCGGCGAACAGGGCGACGACTACGTGCGTCTCGCTCTCGTCGAGAACGAGCACCGCATTCGCCAGGCGGCACGCAACATCAAGAAATTCCTGTCGACCGCCGACGAGACGATGCACAACGTCATCTCGCTCAACGCGCACAGGTAA
- a CDS encoding homoserine dehydrogenase — MADALKIGIAGLGTVGASLVRILQDRHEMLATTCGRAIETTAVTARDRNRDRGVDLSKTAWFEDAVSLARDADIDVFVELMGGAGDPAYSAVKAALQRGIHVVTANKALLAAHGIELAKIAEEKGALLNYEAAVAGGIPVIKALRESMTGNTISRVYGIMNGTCNYILTKMEKEQLSFEACLKEAQRLGYAEADPAFDIEGNDTAHKLSILTSLAFGTAIAADDIYLEGITNISIDDIHAAADLGYRIKLLGVAQRTESGIEQRVHPTMVPYDSVIAQVDGVTNAVAIESDILGELLMVGPGAGGNATASAVLGDIADIAKSRPGAQHVPAFGRPTNALLPYKRAQIQSHEGGYFIRLKVVDRTGVFASIATRMADNGISLESIMQHSKQLMETGEPQTIILVTHATSEHSVRDAIKAIKSEGYLVGEPQVIRIERPKAN, encoded by the coding sequence ATGGCAGATGCCCTCAAAATCGGCATTGCGGGCTTGGGTACCGTCGGTGCCTCGCTCGTGCGAATCCTCCAGGATCGTCACGAGATGCTCGCGACAACGTGCGGACGGGCAATCGAGACCACGGCAGTAACGGCACGCGACCGCAACCGCGATCGCGGCGTCGACCTTTCGAAGACCGCCTGGTTCGAAGACGCCGTTTCGCTCGCGCGTGACGCCGACATCGACGTGTTCGTCGAACTGATGGGCGGCGCCGGCGATCCGGCCTATTCGGCGGTCAAGGCTGCCTTGCAGCGCGGTATCCACGTGGTCACCGCCAATAAGGCGCTGCTGGCTGCCCATGGCATCGAGCTTGCGAAGATCGCCGAGGAAAAGGGCGCGCTGCTTAACTACGAAGCGGCTGTCGCCGGCGGTATCCCCGTGATCAAAGCGCTGCGCGAGTCCATGACCGGCAACACGATCTCGCGCGTCTACGGCATCATGAACGGCACCTGCAACTACATCCTGACGAAGATGGAGAAGGAACAGCTTTCCTTCGAAGCCTGCCTCAAGGAAGCGCAGCGCCTCGGCTATGCCGAAGCCGATCCCGCCTTCGACATCGAAGGCAACGATACCGCGCACAAGCTTTCGATCCTCACGAGCCTTGCTTTCGGAACGGCGATCGCTGCCGACGACATCTATCTCGAAGGCATCACCAACATTTCGATCGACGACATTCATGCGGCGGCCGATCTCGGCTATCGCATCAAGCTCCTGGGCGTTGCCCAGCGCACGGAGAGCGGTATCGAGCAGCGCGTCCATCCGACGATGGTGCCTTATGACTCTGTCATCGCTCAGGTCGACGGCGTGACCAATGCGGTTGCGATCGAATCCGACATCCTCGGCGAACTCTTGATGGTCGGCCCCGGTGCCGGCGGCAACGCGACGGCCTCGGCAGTGCTTGGCGACATCGCGGACATTGCAAAGAGCCGTCCCGGCGCCCAGCATGTTCCGGCCTTCGGTCGCCCGACCAATGCGCTGCTGCCCTATAAGCGCGCGCAGATCCAGAGCCACGAGGGCGGCTACTTCATCCGCCTGAAGGTCGTAGACCGCACCGGCGTATTCGCCAGCATTGCCACCCGCATGGCCGATAACGGCATCTCGCTGGAATCGATCATGCAGCACTCCAAGCAGTTGATGGAAACCGGCGAACCGCAGACGATCATTCTGGTCACGCACGCGACCTCGGAGCACTCTGTTCGCGATGCCATCAAGGCGATCAAGAGCGAAGGCTATCTCGTTGGCGAGCCGCAGGTCATCCGCATCGAACGCCCAAAAGCGAACTGA